A segment of the Candidatus Protochlamydia naegleriophila genome:
GAGCCAGGTCCTGTCGGTCCTGTTGGCCCTGTTGGCCCTGTTGGCCCAGGATTTGCTAACGATCCAGGTCAAACCTTAACTTTCAATTTGTCTGTCGAAATATTGGGCGATGAACATATTTTCTCTGCTATTCTGACTCCATTCGTTACAGGACCCGATGGAAGCACGGTGGAAGGGACGCCTGTCCTTCTTACAAATGTTATCATCACTGACTTAGAGGTGCCTTTTGCTCCAATCTCCATCGATAACCCAGTATTTGGGCAGTATCAGACAGGTATTCAAATTGCCGGCAACAATTTTGTTCCTTTACCAGCCACTTTGCGCGGAAATGTTATCGCTACAAGAGATGGTTCAACGACAAATTTGGCAGAGATTTCCTTTGAAACGCCTACTTTTGTCCAACAGCTACAGGGGGCCATGCTCTTTAGCTACGGGCAAAACAATATTCCATAATGAAAAAGGCCTATCGCATGCATTACATGCGATAGGCCTGACTGTTCAGACATGTTTTGCACTTTTTAACACCCAACAAACAATCTAGAAAATGCTAAATTTTATCTAATCTCTAAATAAAGAGTCGATTCAAAGGAGTTTTAGAAGAGCTATGTCAAAAATATGCAAGGGATTGCATTGCCTTTATCATTCTTTAAGTCTAAATTTACATTGCTCGATAACAAATAAAAGGTCGTTAAGCGATTCAATCTTCTTTTGCGTAGAGGCAAACTTTTTCCAAAGCTTTTCATTTATAGCATTAAATGATTCTGCATTACCATTCGAATAGCTATTGCAGTTTTGTAATTTTTAATTTAATTTGTTCTAATTTCTCTTCTAATTGTTTTATTTTTAATCGAATGGATCCGGAAACATATTCAATGTTTGCCTCAATCATACTCTTTCTTAATTCTGATTCTTCTTGATTATCAATCTTATCTAACTTGCTGATTTCATATTTCAATAAGCCTACTTGACTGTCAAAACTTGAGCATAAGGCATTATTTGTCCACCCTAATACTAAAAGACAAGTTAATAATAACATTATTCTTTTCATTTAAAAAACCTTTATTTTTCAACGATTAAACAATTATTAACACAATAAATATTTAACGCAATATGAAAAAAATAATAAACAATTCACTGCTCAATAGTAAGCTTAATAATCAAATCGCTATACTTTAGTGATTCACTCAGAATTGTTAATAGAAATTAAAAGAGAGAACTGGTAAGAGGGCTTGATGTGCAAGGCAAAGAATCCGGCCAGCTATGATATGCCTATCGACTATTTCATTGCCATAAGGGAGTCAGGCCTATCACATGCATTGCACGCGGATAGGCCTTACTGTTCAGACGTGCTTTGCGCTTTTAACGCCCAGCATAATTGAGTTCCATCCATTGACGGTATGAACCCGTCTGGATATTCTTCACCCATTCTTGATTATCCATGTACCAGGTGATAGTCTTCTTAAGACCCTCTTCAAAACGATGTGCAGGGGACCATCCGAGTTCTTCCTTGATCTTAGAGCAGTCAATCGCATAACGCAAATCGTGCCCTGGACGATCTTTAACATACGTGATCAAGTTTTCAAGCTCTTTTTTATCGTTGCCTTGGATCTCTGCAATCAGGCGAATGATTTCATGGACGAGATCCACGTTGCGCCACTCAGCCTCACCGCCAATGTTATAGGTCTCACCTTTACGCCCCTGTTTTAGTAGTGTGTAAAGCGCTTTAGCATGATCTTCGACATAGAGCCAATCGCGCACATTAACTCCCTGCCCGTAAATGGGAAGAGGCTTGCGCTCTAAACAGTTGAGGATCATGACAGGGATTAATTTCTCCGGGAAGTGATAAGGCCCATAATTATTGCTGCAATTGGAGACACATGTCGATAAGTGATACGTATGATGGTA
Coding sequences within it:
- the rfbB gene encoding dTDP-glucose 4,6-dehydratase, which encodes MQERKVQNILVTGGAGFIGSAFIRYLLSPETAFKGTCVNFDALTYAGNLENLASVSQDSRYIFEKGDICNGALLEHVCQEHAIDTIIHFAAESHVDRSILGPKAFVETNILGTFQLLEAVRKNPHIHFHHVSTDEVYGSLGSEGYFTEETAYQPNSPYSASKASSDHLVRAYHHTYHLSTCVSNCSNNYGPYHFPEKLIPVMILNCLERKPLPIYGQGVNVRDWLYVEDHAKALYTLLKQGRKGETYNIGGEAEWRNVDLVHEIIRLIAEIQGNDKKELENLITYVKDRPGHDLRYAIDCSKIKEELGWSPAHRFEEGLKKTITWYMDNQEWVKNIQTGSYRQWMELNYAGR